A genome region from Microplitis demolitor isolate Queensland-Clemson2020A chromosome 1, iyMicDemo2.1a, whole genome shotgun sequence includes the following:
- the LOC103576466 gene encoding histidine-rich glycoprotein — protein sequence MNDMWALVLIALVIGITDARYRDPRTRNQQFTGPVIKAETNGADDLVRVTRDVENPAALSVGEIQDSQTEKTLKKRQAEPLTVSVGAPTFIPNKLKNNVILGLKAPGVLEKASSRLGFADNNAGETFHHGFHHGHHHGHHHGHEHKHGHHSKHDHGHHHKHEHGHHHKHGHEHKHGHDHHEDHHHHEDHHHGHKEDHKHDHHEDHHHGHHHGHHHKHKHDHKHEEHHGHEHKHDHGHHHKHGHQHHSKHEHHEEHKHHAEHHHHHKHSHHNEHHHHHEHHHVNEHHHHHQHKETESHHHHHGHDHKEEHKHEHKQEHHHKHGHEHKEEHKEEHHHGHHEDHHHKHGHEHKHGHHEDHHHGHHEDHHHKHGHEHKHDHHEEHHHGHHQEHKHEHKEDHKHKHHHDHKHGHHEDHHHGHHEDHHHKHGHEHKHDHHEGHHHGHHHSLHHKHEEEHHAHHGHDHHSHHSNDDDEHDFKGYQFDATQAHEDYTFPDDVSTKTLLEQVAQVDLKKEPNVLLLSAPDPNLQQA from the exons ATGAATGATAtg TGGGCTTTGGTGTTGATCGCCTTGGTGATTGGAATTACTGATGCAAGATACCGGGATCCACGTACAAGGAACCAACAATTCACGGGACCGGTTATCAAAGCTGAGACAAATGGCGCAGATGACTTGGTTAGAGTTACGCGAGACGTCGAGAACCCTGCGGCTCTTAGTGTCGGAGAGATACAGGATTCTCAGACAGAG AAAACTTTGAAGAAACGTCAAGCAGAACCTCTCACGGTGTCTGTGGGTGCACCAACATTTATTccaaataagttaaaaaataacgtcaTTCTTGGTTTAAAAGCACCAGGTGTTTTAGAAAAAGCTTCTTCAAGATTGGGTTTCGCCGATAATAATGCTGGTGAAACTTTTCATCATGGTTTTCACCATGGTCATCATCATGGACACCATCATGGCCATGAACACAAACATGGACATCACTCGAAACATGACCATGGTCATCATCATAAACACGAGCATGGACATCATCACAAACATGGACACGAACATAAACATGGGCATGATCATCATGaagatcatcatcatcacgaGGACCATCATCATGGTCACAAAGAGGATCACAAACATGATCACCATGAAGACCATCATCACGGTCATCACCATGGACATCACCACAAGCATAAGCATGATCACAAGCACGAAGAACATCATGGTCACGAGCACAAACATGACCATGGACATCATCACAAACATGGACACCAGCATCATTCGAAACATGAACATCATGAAGAGCACAAACATCACGCAGAACATCACCATCATCATAAACACAGCCACCATAATgaacatcatcatcatcacgaACATCACCACGTCAATgagcatcatcatcatcatcagcacAAAGAAACTGAATCTCATCACCACCACCACGGACATGATCACAAAGAAGAACACAAACATGAACATAAACAAGAACATCACCACAAACATGGTCATGAGCACAAGGAGGAACATAAAGAGGAACATCATCATGGACACCATGAGGATCATCACCACAAACACGGACATGAGCACAAACATGGACATCACGAAGACCATCACCATGGTCATCATGAGGATCATCATCATAAACATGGTCACGAGCATAAGCACGATCATCATGAAGAACATCATCATGGGCATCATCAAGAACATAAACATGAACACAAAGAAGATCACAAACATAAGCATCACCATGACCACAAGCATGGCCATCATGAAGATCATCACCACGGTCATCATGAAGACCATCATCACAAACACGGTCACGAGCATAAGCACGATCATCATGAGGGTCATCATCATGGTCATCACCATTCTCTGCATCACAAACACGAGGAAGAACATCATGCTCATCATGGACATGATCATCATAGTCACCACTCAAACGACGACGACGAACACGACTTCAAAGGATATCAATTTGATGCAACTCAAGCTCATGAAGACTACACATTCCCTGACGACGTATCTACCAAAACTCTCCTGGAACAAGTCGCTCAAGTTGACCTCAAAAAGGAACCAAACGTTTTGCTTCTCAGTGCTCCCGATCCTAATTTACAACAAGCTTAA